One window of the Candidatus Thermoplasmatota archaeon genome contains the following:
- a CDS encoding GTP-binding protein, with amino-acid sequence MTQRNYAEMELLRFTTAGSVDDGKSTLIGRLLYDSKTIFQDQLRNLERLCEQRGETLNLALLTDGLRAEREQGITIDVAYRYFATPVRKFIIADTPGHIQYTRNMVTGASTANLAVILVDARNGVVEQTHRHIFIAALLQIPHFVICINKMDLVDYQQEVYQKIKKDIEDFVVKLQVNDISFIPICALHGDNIVEPSKNMPWYKGPTLMYLLENIHIGSDENLVDCRFPIQYVIRPRSEMYHDYRGYAGKIASGVFKPGDRVKVLPSGFSTKIKTIESPSGCVQEAFPPMSVVMQLEDDIDVSRGDMIVREHNLPTVSQDIDMLVCWMSTRPLISGKKYSIRHTTREVKGIVTSIYYKIDINTLHRVEQVEELSLNEIGRIKIHTSQPLFFDSYRRNRSTGSLILIDEQTNETVGAGMIRE; translated from the coding sequence ATGACTCAGCGAAACTATGCTGAAATGGAGTTACTTCGGTTTACCACTGCAGGAAGTGTTGATGATGGGAAAAGTACGTTGATTGGGCGATTGTTATACGACAGTAAAACTATTTTTCAGGATCAACTCAGAAATCTTGAGCGACTCTGTGAGCAGCGCGGAGAAACATTAAACCTTGCATTGTTAACCGATGGTCTTCGGGCAGAACGTGAGCAGGGGATTACTATTGATGTTGCCTATCGATATTTTGCTACGCCGGTACGTAAGTTCATCATCGCTGATACACCAGGACATATCCAGTACACCAGAAATATGGTTACTGGTGCATCAACGGCAAATCTTGCTGTGATTTTAGTTGATGCTCGAAATGGTGTTGTTGAGCAAACTCATCGACATATTTTCATAGCAGCATTATTGCAGATACCTCATTTTGTGATTTGTATCAATAAGATGGATTTAGTAGATTATCAACAGGAAGTGTATCAAAAGATCAAGAAGGATATTGAGGATTTTGTCGTAAAACTTCAGGTAAATGATATTTCTTTTATCCCGATTTGTGCGTTGCATGGTGATAACATTGTTGAACCCTCCAAGAATATGCCGTGGTATAAAGGTCCAACACTTATGTATCTGCTTGAAAATATCCATATAGGTAGTGATGAGAATTTGGTTGACTGTCGATTTCCGATACAATACGTGATTCGCCCTCGATCTGAAATGTATCATGACTATCGAGGGTATGCAGGAAAAATCGCAAGTGGTGTGTTCAAACCCGGGGATCGTGTTAAGGTATTGCCGTCCGGTTTTTCAACTAAAATTAAAACAATTGAATCCCCTTCTGGGTGTGTTCAGGAAGCTTTTCCACCGATGTCAGTTGTTATGCAGCTTGAAGATGATATTGATGTGAGTCGTGGAGATATGATTGTCCGTGAGCATAATCTACCAACTGTCAGTCAAGATATTGATATGTTGGTATGTTGGATGAGTACACGTCCGTTGATCTCTGGGAAAAAGTATAGTATTCGCCATACAACTCGAGAGGTTAAAGGAATAGTTACGTCGATTTACTATAAAATTGATATCAACACCTTGCATCGCGTTGAACAGGTTGAGGAGCTTAGTTTAAATGAGATCGGTCGGATCAAGATTCATACTTCGCAACCGTTGTTCTTTGATAGTTACCGACGGAATCGTTCTACAGGTTCTTTGATTCTTATTGATGAGCAGACAAATGAGACAGTTGGTGCTGGGATGATCAGAGAGTAA